One part of the Candidatus Denitrolinea symbiosum genome encodes these proteins:
- a CDS encoding recombination protein RecR — translation MLLPEPLQNLITALERLPGIGPKSASRLAFFFLRADESLSAELAEALTGLKEKIGYCSECFNITEAGRELCEVCANPKRDASVICVLEDALDVLALERIGAYQGRYHVLGGVLNPIEGIGPDDIKIRPLIERVARGGVREVIIATNPSMEGDTTAMYLQQQLRASGVQVTRLARGLPMGGDLEYADQHTLLRALQGRQQMD, via the coding sequence ATGCTCCTCCCCGAACCCCTCCAGAATCTCATCACCGCCCTCGAGCGGCTGCCAGGCATCGGGCCAAAGTCCGCCTCGCGGCTGGCGTTCTTTTTTCTGCGCGCCGACGAGTCGTTATCGGCTGAACTCGCCGAAGCGTTGACTGGCTTGAAGGAAAAAATCGGCTATTGCTCGGAGTGCTTCAATATTACCGAGGCGGGACGCGAACTCTGCGAGGTCTGCGCCAATCCCAAACGTGACGCGTCGGTCATCTGCGTGTTGGAAGACGCCCTGGACGTTCTCGCTTTGGAGCGGATCGGCGCGTACCAGGGACGTTATCACGTTTTGGGCGGGGTGTTGAATCCCATCGAGGGGATCGGTCCCGACGACATCAAAATCCGCCCGCTGATCGAACGCGTCGCGCGCGGCGGAGTCCGCGAAGTGATCATCGCCACCAATCCCAGCATGGAAGGCGACACGACCGCGATGTATTTGCAGCAGCAGTTGCGCGCCTCGGGGGTGCAGGTCACCCGTCTCGCGCGCGGACTCCCGATGGGCGGCGATCTCGAATATGCCGACCAGCATACCCTCCTGCGCGCGTTGCAGGGCAGGCAGCAAATGGATTAG
- a CDS encoding pyruvate:ferredoxin (flavodoxin) oxidoreductase has product MKRNIVTIDGNEAAASVAHRVNEVIAIYPITPSSAMGEFADEWSAKKRTNIWNTTPLVIEMQSEGGAAGTVHGALQTGALTTTFTASQGLLLMIPNMYKIAGELTSTVFHVAARSVAAHALSIFGDHQDVMAVRQTGWALLSSGSVQEAHDFALISQAATLKSRIPFLHFFDGFRTSHEVTKIEQLTDDDLRSMLDPELIAAHRARGLTPERPVLRGTAQNPDVYFQMREAVNPYYDAVPAILQEEMDKFAKLVGRQYRLFDYFGHPEAERVVILMGSGGETAEETVNYLAARGEKVGAMRVRLYRPFSIEHFIAALPRSVKSIAVLDRTKEPGASGEPLYMDAVNALVESGRTGVKVIGGRYGLSSKEFTPAMVKAALDELKKPEPKNHFTVGITDDVAHTSLGVDASFSIEHEETVRCIFVGLGSDGTVGANKNSIKIIGEETDNYAQGYFYYDSKKSGTVTVSHLRFGPKPVRAPYLIELNQANFVACHQFTFLERVDVLKYAKEGAVFLLNSMYPPDEVWGKLPLEVQKDIVAKKLKFYVINGYEVAEKTGMGGRMNTIMQTAFFAISGVLPREAAIAEIKRSIEKTYGKRGEAVVRKNFEAVDATVANLFEVQVPAEITSKATRRPAVPADAPAFVKEVLGAIIDYKGDNVPVSAFPVDGTFPTGTTQWEKRNLALEIPVWEPDLCIQCGKCVFVCPHAVIRQKVYDEKLTADAPETFKHMPSKFKEFSQGFAYTVQVAPEDCTGCTLCVDACPAKDKTQVGRKALNMAPQPPLREPEAANWDFFLSIPDLDRTLFNPSTIKNSQLLRPLFEFSGACTGCGETPYIKLVSQLFGDRTIVANATGCSSIYGGNLPTTPWAVGADGRGPAWSNSLFEDNAEFGLGMRLTLDKQNEYARELLAALASEIGQTLVDGLLTADQSTEAGIAEQRERVAALREKLAASKDARARELLTVADSLIKRSVWIIGGDGWAYDIGYGGLDHVLASGRNVNVLVLDTEVYSNTGGQASKATPMAAVAKFAMGGKGLPKKDLGLIAMAYGYVYVARVAMGFNDQQTLRAFIEAESYDGPSLIIAYSHCIAHGYDLARGLQQQKLAVNSGAWPVYRYDPRLALAGKNPLAIEAKEPTVPLQDYAYNETRYKMLTLSDEARAEELMKKAQAGVKDRWQLYTQMAAIHYGNGAEEKKA; this is encoded by the coding sequence ATGAAACGAAACATCGTTACCATAGACGGAAACGAAGCCGCCGCATCGGTGGCGCATCGCGTCAACGAAGTCATCGCCATCTACCCCATCACCCCCTCCTCCGCCATGGGCGAATTCGCGGACGAGTGGTCCGCTAAAAAACGGACGAACATCTGGAACACGACTCCCCTCGTGATCGAGATGCAGTCCGAAGGCGGCGCGGCCGGGACGGTGCACGGCGCGCTCCAAACCGGCGCCCTCACCACCACCTTCACCGCCTCGCAGGGACTCCTGCTGATGATCCCCAACATGTACAAGATCGCGGGCGAACTCACCAGCACGGTCTTCCACGTGGCGGCGCGCTCCGTCGCCGCGCACGCCCTCTCCATCTTCGGCGACCACCAGGATGTGATGGCCGTCCGGCAGACGGGCTGGGCGCTGCTCTCCTCCGGGTCCGTGCAGGAGGCGCACGACTTCGCCCTCATCTCGCAAGCCGCCACCCTCAAATCCCGCATTCCCTTCCTCCATTTCTTCGACGGCTTCCGCACCTCCCACGAAGTGACCAAGATCGAGCAGTTGACGGACGACGACCTCCGCTCCATGCTCGACCCCGAGCTGATCGCGGCTCACCGGGCGCGCGGACTCACCCCCGAGCGTCCCGTCCTGCGCGGCACCGCCCAGAATCCCGACGTCTACTTCCAGATGCGCGAGGCGGTCAACCCGTACTACGACGCCGTCCCCGCCATCCTGCAGGAGGAGATGGACAAGTTCGCCAAACTCGTCGGGCGGCAATACCGCCTCTTCGACTACTTCGGCCATCCCGAAGCCGAGCGCGTCGTCATCCTGATGGGATCGGGCGGCGAGACCGCCGAAGAGACCGTCAACTACCTCGCGGCGCGGGGCGAGAAGGTCGGCGCGATGCGCGTGCGGCTGTACCGTCCCTTCTCCATCGAACATTTCATCGCCGCCCTGCCCAGGAGCGTCAAATCCATCGCCGTGCTGGATCGGACGAAGGAACCCGGCGCGTCGGGCGAGCCGCTCTACATGGACGCGGTCAACGCGCTGGTCGAAAGCGGCAGGACCGGCGTCAAAGTCATCGGCGGACGGTACGGACTTTCCTCCAAAGAGTTCACGCCCGCCATGGTCAAAGCCGCGCTGGACGAATTGAAGAAACCCGAACCGAAGAACCACTTCACCGTCGGCATCACCGACGACGTGGCGCACACCAGCCTCGGAGTGGACGCCTCCTTCTCCATTGAACACGAAGAGACCGTCCGCTGCATCTTCGTCGGCCTCGGCTCCGACGGGACGGTGGGCGCGAACAAGAACTCCATCAAGATCATCGGCGAAGAGACCGACAACTACGCCCAGGGCTACTTCTACTACGACTCCAAGAAGTCCGGCACGGTGACGGTCTCGCACCTGCGCTTCGGACCCAAGCCCGTCCGCGCGCCGTATTTGATCGAACTCAACCAGGCCAACTTCGTGGCCTGTCACCAGTTCACCTTCCTCGAGCGCGTGGACGTGTTGAAATACGCCAAGGAAGGCGCGGTCTTCCTGCTCAACAGCATGTATCCCCCCGACGAGGTCTGGGGCAAACTCCCGCTGGAAGTGCAGAAGGACATCGTCGCAAAGAAACTCAAATTCTACGTCATCAACGGTTACGAAGTGGCCGAGAAGACCGGCATGGGCGGGCGCATGAACACCATCATGCAGACGGCCTTCTTCGCCATCAGCGGCGTGCTGCCGCGCGAAGCCGCCATCGCCGAGATCAAACGCAGCATCGAGAAGACCTACGGCAAGCGCGGCGAGGCCGTCGTCCGCAAGAACTTCGAAGCGGTGGACGCGACCGTCGCCAACCTGTTCGAGGTCCAGGTCCCGGCGGAGATCACGTCGAAGGCGACGCGCCGGCCCGCGGTCCCGGCGGACGCGCCCGCGTTCGTCAAGGAAGTCCTCGGCGCGATCATTGACTACAAGGGCGACAACGTCCCCGTCTCCGCCTTCCCCGTGGACGGCACCTTCCCGACCGGCACCACCCAATGGGAGAAGCGCAACCTGGCGCTCGAAATCCCGGTCTGGGAACCCGACCTGTGCATCCAGTGCGGCAAGTGCGTGTTCGTCTGCCCGCACGCGGTCATCCGCCAGAAGGTCTACGACGAAAAACTCACGGCCGACGCGCCTGAAACGTTCAAACACATGCCGTCGAAATTCAAGGAATTTTCGCAGGGCTTCGCCTACACCGTGCAGGTCGCGCCCGAAGACTGCACCGGCTGCACGCTGTGCGTGGATGCCTGCCCCGCGAAGGACAAGACGCAGGTCGGGCGCAAGGCCCTCAACATGGCGCCGCAGCCGCCCCTGCGCGAACCGGAAGCGGCCAACTGGGATTTCTTCCTCTCCATCCCCGACCTGGACCGCACGCTGTTCAACCCCTCCACGATCAAAAATTCGCAGCTGCTCCGCCCGCTCTTCGAGTTCAGCGGCGCCTGCACCGGCTGCGGCGAGACGCCCTACATTAAACTCGTCTCGCAACTCTTCGGCGACCGCACCATCGTCGCCAACGCCACGGGCTGCTCCTCCATCTACGGCGGCAACCTGCCGACGACTCCCTGGGCGGTGGGCGCGGACGGACGCGGCCCGGCCTGGTCGAACTCGCTCTTCGAAGACAACGCCGAGTTCGGGCTGGGGATGCGCCTCACGCTCGACAAGCAGAACGAATACGCGCGTGAACTTCTGGCGGCCCTCGCCTCCGAGATCGGACAGACGCTGGTGGACGGCCTGCTGACGGCAGACCAGTCCACCGAGGCAGGCATCGCCGAACAGCGCGAGCGCGTCGCGGCGTTGAGGGAAAAACTCGCCGCCAGCAAAGACGCCCGCGCCCGCGAACTCCTCACCGTAGCCGACAGCCTCATCAAGCGTTCCGTCTGGATCATCGGCGGCGACGGCTGGGCCTACGACATCGGCTACGGCGGGCTGGACCACGTCCTCGCCAGCGGGCGCAACGTCAACGTGCTGGTGCTGGACACGGAAGTCTATTCCAACACCGGCGGACAGGCCAGCAAAGCCACGCCCATGGCGGCGGTCGCCAAGTTCGCGATGGGCGGCAAGGGACTCCCCAAGAAGGACCTCGGCCTGATCGCCATGGCCTACGGCTACGTCTACGTGGCGCGCGTGGCGATGGGCTTCAACGACCAGCAGACGCTGCGCGCCTTCATCGAAGCCGAATCCTACGACGGCCCCTCGCTCATCATCGCCTACAGTCACTGCATCGCGCACGGCTACGACCTGGCGCGCGGCCTGCAACAGCAAAAGCTCGCCGTCAATTCGGGCGCCTGGCCGGTCTATCGCTACGACCCGCGTCTCGCCCTGGCGGGCAAGAATCCGCTCGCCATCGAAGCCAAAGAGCCGACCGTCCCGCTGCAGGATTACGCCTACAACGAGACGCGCTACAAGATGCTCACCCTCAGCGACGAAGCCCGCGCCGAGGAACTGATGAAGAAAGCGCAAGCCGGAGTCAAGGACCGCTGGCAGCTCTACACGCAGATGGCCGCCATCCACTACGGCAATGGCGCGGAAGAGAAGAAAGCATAA
- a CDS encoding 30S ribosomal protein S21 — translation MDLAAVNLRSGESQDSLLKRFRKKVVKSGVLSTVRRKRWFVSRSEQRRMEKKKAIRRIKRRQFKDYE, via the coding sequence ATGGATTTGGCAGCAGTAAATTTACGCTCCGGTGAATCCCAGGATTCCCTGCTCAAGCGCTTTCGCAAGAAAGTCGTCAAGAGCGGCGTTTTAAGCACCGTCCGCCGCAAGCGTTGGTTCGTCTCACGAAGCGAGCAGCGCCGCATGGAGAAGAAGAAGGCCATTCGCCGCATCAAGCGGCGCCAGTTCAAGGATTACGAATAA
- a CDS encoding translation initiation factor IF-1, whose translation MAKDEGKIKMDGVVIEALPGTQFRVRLDNGHEVLAYLSGKMRKYYIRILLGDRVSVEMSPYDLARGRITFRQRKMVEPQSV comes from the coding sequence ATGGCAAAAGATGAAGGCAAAATCAAAATGGACGGCGTCGTGATCGAGGCCCTGCCCGGCACCCAATTCCGCGTCCGTCTCGACAACGGACACGAAGTGCTCGCCTACCTTTCCGGCAAGATGCGCAAGTACTATATCCGCATCCTGCTCGGCGACCGGGTGTCCGTGGAAATGTCGCCCTACGATCTGGCGCGCGGACGCATCACCTTCCGTCAGCGCAAAATGGTGGAACCGCAATCCGTGTAG
- a CDS encoding dihydroorotate dehydrogenase-like protein, producing the protein MDLSTTYLGLNLKNPLVASASPMSKKVERAQRLEEAGIAAIVMYSLFEEQIIHESLELDHFLTSHADSSAEAMNYLPDSGTYAIGPRKYVENLTALKKAVQIPVIGSLNGVSKGGWIEYARHIQDGGADALELNLYYIPTDPDRSAADIESAQVDLVAAVKAGIRIPLAVKLSPYYASLPHFAKRLVEAGADGLVLFNRFYQPDFDLENLEVIANLDLSTSSDLRLPLRWISILYGQVGADLALTSGVHTAQDALKAMMAGAKVAMMASNLLHNGERVVATLLNELGWWVRTHEYESIRQMQGSMSRKSVREPAAFERANYMKVLNSWKDLP; encoded by the coding sequence ATGGACCTGTCCACCACTTATCTCGGCCTGAATCTCAAAAATCCGCTCGTGGCCTCGGCCTCGCCCATGTCGAAAAAAGTGGAGCGCGCCCAACGTCTCGAGGAAGCGGGCATCGCGGCCATCGTCATGTATTCGCTGTTCGAGGAGCAGATCATCCACGAAAGCCTCGAACTCGACCACTTCCTGACGAGCCACGCCGACTCGTCCGCCGAGGCCATGAACTACCTGCCCGATTCGGGGACGTACGCCATCGGCCCGCGCAAATACGTCGAGAACCTGACCGCGCTGAAGAAAGCGGTGCAGATCCCCGTGATCGGAAGTCTGAACGGCGTCTCGAAAGGCGGCTGGATCGAATATGCCCGCCACATCCAAGACGGGGGAGCGGACGCGCTCGAACTAAACCTTTACTACATCCCGACCGATCCCGACCGATCCGCGGCGGACATCGAATCCGCCCAAGTGGACCTCGTGGCCGCGGTCAAGGCGGGCATCCGCATCCCGCTGGCGGTGAAACTCAGCCCCTACTACGCCTCCCTGCCCCACTTCGCCAAGCGCCTCGTCGAGGCCGGCGCCGACGGACTCGTCCTCTTCAACCGCTTCTACCAACCCGACTTCGACCTCGAAAACCTGGAAGTGATCGCCAACCTCGACCTCTCCACCTCCTCCGACCTGCGCCTGCCGCTGCGCTGGATCTCCATCCTCTACGGCCAGGTTGGCGCCGACCTGGCGCTGACCAGCGGGGTCCACACCGCGCAGGACGCGCTCAAAGCGATGATGGCCGGGGCGAAGGTCGCCATGATGGCCTCGAACCTGCTCCACAACGGCGAGCGCGTCGTCGCGACGCTGCTGAACGAACTGGGCTGGTGGGTGCGGACGCACGAGTACGAATCCATCCGGCAGATGCAGGGCAGCATGAGCCGCAAGTCCGTGCGGGAACCGGCCGCGTTCGAACGCGCCAATTACATGAAGGTCTTGAATTCGTGGAAAGACCTGCCGTAA
- a CDS encoding DNA-binding protein family, with amino-acid sequence MAKGFNRPVGGGGMGGGMMAQIQKLQKQMEEAQAQLAVETVTASAGGGAIKVTMTGDQKCKSVEISPDLLKDADAEMLQDLVLSAVNMALDQSRELAAEKMGPLAGGLPF; translated from the coding sequence ATGGCAAAAGGTTTCAATCGTCCAGTAGGCGGCGGGGGGATGGGGGGCGGCATGATGGCGCAGATCCAGAAACTGCAAAAGCAGATGGAGGAGGCGCAGGCGCAACTCGCCGTCGAGACCGTCACCGCGAGCGCGGGCGGCGGCGCGATCAAAGTCACCATGACGGGCGACCAGAAGTGCAAATCCGTCGAGATCAGCCCCGACCTGCTCAAAGACGCGGACGCCGAGATGCTGCAAGACCTTGTCCTGTCCGCGGTCAACATGGCGCTCGATCAATCGCGTGAACTCGCGGCGGAGAAGATGGGGCCGCTGGCGGGGGGACTGCCGTTTTAG
- a CDS encoding glycosyltransferase, partial: MKITILTYGSRGDVQPFLALAVGLQKRGHAVRLAAPHRFADFVAGRNVPFAPLAGDPEEISKAFVAAGNNAIKMARSIRDYVNSIAVDVARGAFAACDDAELIVHSFLFTTGAHSLACQRGIPDISIQTFPIFAPTREYPPAALSSLPKGWLSYLGHWLNTQIFWYGGNSGYHRRRNQHPDVFSFDLFWPFDDKPPRRATPLLFAVSPTVLPPAREWANRVHVTGYFFLDSPADYQPPVELTRFLDAGSAPICVTFGSMIHRDADRIADTVIESIRRSGQRAIVLTGWDGWKGRVSSDDFLFLESAPHDWLFPRCEFVVHHGGAGTTAAGLCAGIPNIVIPFAGDQMFWGKRVQALGAGPRPISVGGLTMTRLSSALAEAEGDALRHRARLIGQKIGSEDGVGEAIRVVESRLVA; the protein is encoded by the coding sequence ATGAAGATCACGATTCTTACCTACGGCTCGCGAGGAGATGTTCAGCCGTTCCTTGCGCTCGCGGTCGGATTGCAAAAGAGGGGACATGCGGTCAGGCTCGCCGCGCCGCATCGCTTTGCAGATTTTGTCGCGGGGCGCAATGTTCCATTCGCGCCGCTCGCGGGCGATCCTGAAGAGATCAGCAAAGCCTTCGTCGCGGCGGGGAATAACGCCATCAAGATGGCGCGCTCGATTCGCGATTACGTCAACTCCATCGCGGTGGATGTCGCCCGCGGCGCGTTCGCGGCCTGCGATGACGCCGAACTCATCGTTCACTCGTTCCTCTTCACAACGGGCGCGCACTCGCTCGCTTGTCAGCGCGGCATCCCTGACATTTCGATTCAAACGTTTCCCATCTTCGCGCCCACGCGCGAGTATCCGCCCGCTGCGCTTTCATCGTTGCCGAAGGGTTGGCTGAGTTACCTCGGTCATTGGCTCAACACGCAAATTTTTTGGTACGGCGGGAACAGCGGCTACCATCGAAGACGGAATCAGCATCCCGACGTTTTCTCCTTCGATCTGTTTTGGCCCTTCGATGACAAGCCGCCGCGTCGCGCGACCCCGTTGCTGTTTGCTGTTTCCCCAACCGTTCTGCCGCCCGCGCGTGAGTGGGCGAACCGCGTCCACGTGACAGGCTACTTCTTCCTCGACTCTCCTGCCGATTACCAACCTCCCGTCGAATTGACTCGCTTTCTTGATGCGGGTTCCGCTCCCATCTGTGTGACGTTCGGAAGCATGATCCATCGCGACGCGGATCGGATTGCAGACACAGTGATCGAATCGATTCGCCGCTCAGGTCAACGCGCGATTGTATTAACAGGCTGGGATGGCTGGAAGGGGAGAGTCTCATCTGACGATTTTCTCTTTCTCGAGTCCGCGCCGCATGATTGGCTGTTTCCTCGGTGCGAGTTCGTCGTTCATCACGGCGGCGCGGGGACGACGGCCGCAGGTCTGTGCGCGGGGATTCCGAACATTGTGATTCCGTTCGCGGGCGACCAGATGTTTTGGGGCAAACGCGTGCAGGCGCTTGGCGCGGGGCCGCGTCCCATTTCCGTCGGCGGGTTGACGATGACGCGGCTATCGTCCGCGCTGGCTGAGGCGGAGGGCGACGCGCTTCGTCACCGCGCCCGCCTCATCGGTCAAAAGATCGGAAGCGAGGATGGAGTGGGGGAGGCGATTCGTGTGGTAGAATCCCGCCTCGTTGCGTGA
- a CDS encoding toxin-antitoxin system toxin component, PIN family, translating into MRILLDTNVLIAAFITHGTCSDLFEHCIRQHEIIASQFILNELEGHLRKKFKFSETDTREAMELLIAVAKIIEPVSLTEPVCRDCDDDMILATALTGKADCLITGDKDLTDLKTFRGIPILKPAEFSAFESGGNV; encoded by the coding sequence ATGAGAATTTTGCTCGACACCAATGTCTTGATTGCCGCCTTCATCACGCACGGGACATGCAGTGATCTGTTCGAGCATTGTATTCGCCAGCACGAGATTATCGCTTCACAATTCATTCTGAACGAACTGGAAGGTCATCTTCGCAAGAAATTCAAATTCTCGGAAACAGACACCCGCGAAGCCATGGAATTATTGATTGCCGTGGCAAAAATCATTGAACCTGTTTCGCTAACCGAGCCAGTTTGTCGCGACTGCGACGATGACATGATCCTGGCAACTGCGCTGACGGGAAAGGCAGACTGTCTCATCACCGGCGACAAAGATTTGACCGACTTGAAAACTTTTCGGGGAATTCCCATCCTAAAGCCTGCTGAGTTTTCTGCTTTTGAATCAGGTGGAAACGTATAA
- a CDS encoding DNA polymerase III subunit gamma/tau, with protein MSQALYRKYRPQGWAEVVGQQHIVQTLRNAIIGDRVAHAYLFAGPRGTGKTTLARLLAKAVNCLNDDKTQRPCNECDYCRAVNENRFLDLIEIDAASNTSVDDVRDLRDKINFSPTQGKFKIYIIDEVHMLSTAAFNALLKTLEEPPPHAIFVLATTEIHKIPATVLSRCQRHEFRRVPVDEIVGQLKAIAAAESIQADGDALALIARQSAGGMRDAISLLDQLSSTGERITLDLAQTVLGTATSQTVLDLVASIADPNPGRGLEEIHRALDGGADPRALARQVVDYLRGLMLIQMGNASQVETTRDIKERMTEHADAFTPAAVLRMMRIFNEAATDSRGSWQPSLPLELAFAEALEPPAESAPVAPASKVSAKPPAKSAPKTPVAPQSGGASASAIPASEVIKVWKQVQNALRKDYANLAALLNSVSSIDVQDGTLVLGFASDVLMSKMQDEEKQLTNQALSDLLGVTLDIRCEVTNAKGKVPPHVPQDGMVATAIHQGGEIVDVQE; from the coding sequence ATGTCCCAAGCCCTCTACCGCAAATACCGCCCGCAAGGATGGGCCGAAGTCGTCGGCCAACAGCACATCGTGCAGACCCTCCGCAACGCCATTATCGGAGACCGCGTGGCGCACGCCTATCTCTTCGCGGGTCCGCGCGGCACGGGCAAGACCACGCTGGCGCGTCTGCTGGCGAAAGCCGTCAACTGCCTGAACGACGACAAGACCCAGCGTCCCTGCAACGAATGCGACTACTGCCGCGCCGTCAACGAAAATCGCTTCCTCGACCTCATTGAAATTGACGCCGCCTCCAACACCTCGGTGGACGATGTCCGTGACTTGCGCGACAAAATAAATTTCTCCCCCACACAGGGCAAATTCAAAATCTACATCATTGACGAAGTCCACATGCTCTCCACGGCGGCCTTCAACGCGCTCCTCAAGACCCTCGAAGAACCGCCGCCGCACGCCATCTTCGTCCTCGCCACCACCGAGATCCACAAAATCCCCGCCACCGTCCTCTCGCGCTGCCAGCGTCACGAGTTCCGCCGCGTCCCCGTGGACGAGATCGTCGGCCAGCTCAAGGCCATCGCCGCCGCCGAATCCATTCAGGCCGACGGCGACGCCCTCGCTCTCATCGCGCGCCAGTCCGCGGGCGGGATGCGCGACGCCATCTCCCTGCTCGACCAACTCTCCTCGACGGGCGAACGCATCACGCTGGACCTCGCGCAGACCGTCCTCGGGACCGCGACCTCCCAAACCGTCCTCGACCTCGTCGCCTCCATCGCGGACCCGAATCCTGGGCGCGGTCTCGAGGAGATCCACCGCGCCCTCGACGGCGGCGCCGATCCGCGCGCGTTGGCTCGCCAGGTGGTTGACTATCTGCGCGGGCTGATGTTGATCCAAATGGGCAACGCGTCGCAAGTCGAGACGACCAGGGATATTAAAGAACGGATGACCGAACATGCGGACGCGTTCACGCCCGCCGCCGTCCTGCGGATGATGCGAATCTTCAACGAAGCCGCGACCGACTCGCGCGGCAGCTGGCAGCCGTCCCTCCCGCTCGAGCTGGCCTTCGCCGAAGCGCTGGAGCCGCCCGCGGAGTCCGCGCCCGTCGCGCCCGCGTCGAAGGTCAGCGCGAAGCCGCCCGCCAAGTCCGCGCCGAAGACGCCAGTCGCTCCCCAGTCGGGAGGCGCGTCCGCTTCCGCCATCCCCGCGTCCGAGGTCATCAAGGTCTGGAAGCAAGTCCAGAATGCTTTGAGGAAGGATTACGCCAACCTTGCGGCGCTGCTGAATTCGGTCTCGTCCATTGACGTGCAGGATGGGACGCTCGTGCTGGGGTTTGCGAGCGATGTGTTGATGTCCAAGATGCAGGACGAAGAGAAGCAATTGACCAACCAGGCCTTGTCCGATCTGCTCGGCGTGACGCTCGACATCCGCTGCGAAGTCACGAACGCCAAGGGCAAAGTCCCGCCGCACGTGCCGCAGGACGGGATGGTGGCGACCGCGATCCATCAGGGCGGGGAGATTGTGGATGTGCAGGAGTAG